cctttaattatcttttttcctaTCATAGgtgagaaataattaattatgaaatgttAGAAAACGTGTgcgaattaattatttttatatttttgcataatATTAGTagaatattattcaaaataattatatttacacccctttATGACATGTTTACACAAATaacctctattttttatataattacaaaaactattcATCGACAATAAAAAAACAGGAATAACTTGTGCAATAATATTGATAACTTTTTAGGATGTATGTATAgtttttagaaattatgagtgatttttaagaaaatattttaacatttttagtgaatatatgtataattattcaaaaagtatagataacttttgtaaataaaacATGGATTAAGAGTACAGCTATAATTATTCCatattattactactactacaCAAACTTTCAAAGTATAatgttcaataaataaaattttagcatGTAGTACATTATCCTTTTTATAGTTCCATgtaggattaaatatatatatatatatatatataagataatacaaaaatagtaaatatagAAGCTCACGATTCGCTCTCAAGTAGAGCCCAACTTTAAGGGAGTAATAAGAACCAAATTTAcgtaaaaatttaagaaaaataattataaagtgatcaacaaggaaaaatatttgaaataataagaacTAACTTTTGTTTGCTACCAATAAATTAACTTCCGGAGCCCATCGCATGCAATAACTTAAACCCGTTTCAATGTCTCGTAACTTCAAGACTTtggtaaatttatttcaacCTGTTAAAGGGTATGATAATCCATTTTCGATAATCTTGATGGTTTGATAAGTATATATCAACCGAACATGTCTGACCATGAATTGCACTTCATCATTAGTTTTAGCCAAAAGCTGAGGTCTTATTTAAGCACCCAAGTCCTGTTGGTAGTTTCGTATTCAACAACGAACATATTAGACACCTGAACAACCAGTGCACGGAATGATCCGACCAGTAGAGCACCACGAAGAGCTGAGTAAAGTTCATGGCATGTACAGTACTGCACTTGGCTCAAATGGACTCATCTACAAACCCAGACAAGCAAAAGAGCATATAAACTCTCATCTGATGACTGCAAGTTCATTACCTTTACTGTTTACATTTCTGACCTTTAGGAGCAGCATGGCTGAATTTCATCATCATACAGTTCAATGAATAACATAATCAAATCTGATTACTCTCATCAGCATGTGTTTCAACAAGAATTTCATGCAGCTTGTCCCAGTCTGATGCTAGAAGGAGCTAAGGCAGCACACAGCAGTTTGTAGAGGCACAAGTCTGCGACAAGCTGTTCCAGATTATAAAAACTATTCTACGgttataattaacataaaattatgcCCACAACATCAAATCTTGATCATCTATTACTGCAGCCTACAGTGCCATTCGAGCATGTTCATTAGAACAGAATAACCAATCAAAAACAACAAGAAGTCAACATATCTCAAGTATttgcataaaaaatcaataaccTCAGTAAGAATAGTAGACAAATGAATGTTATAGCAAGAGAACTCACATCAGGAATTTGACATCAAGGGTCATTGAGAAATATAGTATCTTCATATAAGGACACAAGAAcaatatgtgtgtgtgtgtgcgcgcatCTATCCAAACAATGGATAGAACAAACAGGACAAATTCTTACCAGAATTGCAAGGATGCATCATGCATAGACCAGAATGGTCATGTGATGCTAACACACTCATCCATAATTGACATTGAAGTTGACAACTACACACTCAAAGTTAAAGTATTGAATTATCCATTCAAATTGCCAATAAGTTCTCTATTGATAGTTAGCAATCAAGGCAAAATTTTTATGCATTAGCTCAATAGCGTACTCTTAACAACCATGCATCATGAAGAGAGCaatgtttgaataattaagcCTCATGCCACCAATTAGGATTCCTGAGCAATTTGTCACTAAATAGTCATTGCCCCCATTAACAATAGAAACCGTCAGTGCAACAAAGAATGAAAACATGGATCATAAAATCAGAAGTTATTTACTGAAATTCAATCTGGCACTTTCAACAGGAATTCAATAAGGAGACAAGAGCTCAAAGGAGGACAAGAACCACCGTGCGTTTGCAACCTTTGGCTCAGATTGCCCTTACCATTCCAAGTAATACATGGCGGcaacaaatttttaatgaagTTATTTTCAGAGCCCAAAACAAAGAAACTCAGCAGAATTTCTGCAAAACAACCACTCCTCACTTATTCCTAGTAATCCAAACTTGTTCATCAACAAGTACAAAGAAAGATGGGGGCCTGAAGACATAAGTGATCATTGTAAGTGCCAATCTCAATTTTATGGCGTCTTTCGAGTGTAATTGGAATTTCTCGCTAAGAAAAAAGTGCTCTTCCCTTCCAAAAGGAAGGTGGTGTGCATTTGATCTACTGGTTCATCTATAGTTCAAGATATGTTGCTTTAGCAAGTAATTTTAGTTTCTAGATTAAAAAGATCATCTCTTTttcaaagagaaaaacaagaaataattaaacttcctCTGGCTCAACTTTGCTCTAATCATCCTTGATCAAGCACATCATTCTATCTAGGATCTTCTAACAAAGCCATATTTAGTTATCAATGATTCAAGCAActgaaattcaaacaaactaTCATTCATTTACTATTCACACCAtcaacataaaagaaaaagctcTATAAAGCTCAACTCTTTCAAAAGggaaaccaaaaattaaaacacataaaacgaaaaagaaaagtaaaaattccCTGGAGTGAACCAGAGCCTGTACAGAGTTCTGATGTACAAAATTTCATGGAATCAACCGACATGGAATGCACCGATATCTCCTGTCCGCAAGGAGCCTGCAATTTCATCAGCCACAGTCAGACAAGAAACCACCCAACCACTCAACGCCATCCATATGAACCTTGCCACCCAAAGCGTCATACTCCACCCCACAGCCATGGTCCCAAAACCCAAACTTTAATCAATTTCTCAATCTCTTCAATCAAATCCAACCAACCGCCAATTCGTTTCTTCTGATTCAAGAACACCCCATCAATTAATCGACCTCAAATATGATCAAGCAGAATCAGCCCCCTTGGTTTTCTCCCAGGTCAAACCAAGATTTTTCTCGAATCGATCAAGCAACTTCCAACGACAGCAGGTTTACAATTCcatctctttttcttggaACGGAATGCTGAATCAGAAACCCTAGCGGCAATTTTTCTTGACTCAACAGACTACCCATTTCAACATTTCCCCTCCTCGGCTCACAAATTCCTTCTCCCACACCATTGCGGCCGCGGCCCGTCGACAAGATTTTCCCccaaattgaagaaatatgcAGTCGACCCAGAAACTCCTAAAACAGGAGAATCCGCTGCATGTCTACTCTTGTGTAGCGAGAGCTGCGAGGAAGAGGATTTTGGCTTTCTTGCGCTCGCAGACAAAGTTTAGGTAGATATTGATGACTACGGGTTTATAAATCCGATGAGTAAAGACAAAGCAGAAAGGTGTCACGACTTTGGCTGGAAACGCGACTTTAAACACTCACCGTATGATGGGCCGAGCTGATGATAACCGCTCGATTCAaggcaaaattgaaattgggATAGGGCCACTGAAATAGGGTGAACGACGGCGTTTTGAGTGAATTGGGGCTGCTCTCGCAAATTAGGAATTTGCGAGAAACACCTGCAGCTTTGcagaaggaaaaaaaggaCCGACAAGGAGACACACGTCAGCATCTGAACTGAGTTGGGAGGCGCGAACCTATGCTGAAGAAACAGGCACACTTGTATGGAAGTTTTTCCAGTCTTAGCTTAAGGAATTAGTCCCACTATCTTTGGTTGTGATCCTTTGAGGAATGTAAGCTTTTGAATTTCTGAACGTTGCTTAAAAACTTGTAGAAGGGATGCATTTTAgttcttaatgaaaattttagcaAGTTCCTCTAGCTTTCTCTCATCTCTATCTTCTCTTCCCCATCCCTGTTTCTTCTTGATTTATTGTATCAAATCTGTTACATTTGGCCTCAGAGCCAACGATCCTCGGACACCTAAGAAACATAACCATGGCAGATGGAACCAGGCTGAAGGAGCTTCAAGAAGCTCAAAGAAAGACAAACCTCTTACTAGTGGACGAGATGGCAAGGAGACAGGCTGGTGAAGAACAAACACATGCACGCCTAGACCAGATAACAGAGGCACAAGATGGACTGCAATCTGCAGTTATGAATGCGGAACATACTCTTGCTACTGTGCAGCAACAACTCCAGAGTATAATGGAACAGCTGCAGCATTACAACAAGAACAAATCAATGTTAGGAGAAAGGTTGACTG
This Sesamum indicum cultivar Zhongzhi No. 13 linkage group LG5, S_indicum_v1.0, whole genome shotgun sequence DNA region includes the following protein-coding sequences:
- the LOC105162591 gene encoding uncharacterized protein LOC105162591, with the translated sequence MAVGWSMTLWVARFIWMALSGWVVSCLTVADEIAGSLRTGDIGAFHVG